In Arachis hypogaea cultivar Tifrunner chromosome 7, arahy.Tifrunner.gnm2.J5K5, whole genome shotgun sequence, the genomic window atttGTATGGTCATGGGCACACTCTGAAACAATGTTAATTAATTGTGTGTGgagtttatttgatttaaaatcataCTTTTAAAGGAGCTCAATTATGTTTATTCTTTTTAaggggaaaataaaaaaataaaactactcCCATCCATACCTCATTCAAGAGCACTTTGAATGGTTAAAAAATGAAGGATTCTTTTGGGCAGCaaaaaaaaggtttgaaaagTTGTTTAACCAAGGAAATTATTTTTGCACCTTCTATTGTTTTTATATAAATCAATGTACCCAAATAAACACTTTATGCCATAGTTGTAAGAATCggaccggtgatcgaaccggtcaggttATTGGTTTATTGGTTTATTAGTTCAATCGATAAACCGTTGGTTGAATCGATAAAACCGATTTcacatgaataaaaaatataaaatactaaaaatagtcataaacttaataaattcaaaatacatatcgTTAGTTCTTCACCAACATTTTAAAAACAACCAAGTTTCAAAGTCTAAATATAACTAATACAAAGATAAACATGAAAGTAGTTAGTACTTAGTACTAGTACATTAGTAtcttaattaaacacaatatggataacaattcataaactaaatccaAGGAGTGATTTCGAAGTCGGCAAGTTGCTCTTCATCTGACAAATGTGGAGCTACATCCTGAttggttttattttgatttgCATTTTCCACAGAATTATTAGCTCCATCATCCTCCCGATCATCTTCCAAATCCAATTGATCTAGCATTATAGATAATGTTTCAcaaatcaagataaaaaataatataaaacatgtTATAAGGCATACGAAAATCATAGTTgatcaaaattcataaataaataaaagcatacCTAAATCATCTAAAGGTGATTGAAGAGACATATTTGCAAGATCATTTCGTAAAGCATCAATTTCTTCAAGAGTTAAAAATGGTGGTGAATCTTCCAGTATCCATTCCGAATGATCCTCAATAGCAACCCTAAATTTCCTAGTTCATATTCCCTATTCAGCAAGACAGCAACCTTAAATTCTTAAATAGTTAAATTCCCTATTCAGCAAGACAAGCAAATTCATATTTCATAGATTCAAATCAAGCATATAATCCAACAGTTTCATATTTCCAGTACAAATCAACAAAACATAAATTGATTTACATGAAAAATTTGATTTACATAACATGAAAAATGCATCAGCCAACAGTTTCATATTTCATGTCCTAATCCAACAGTAAATTTACAAGGAAATTCAACAAGCATATTCAACAAGGAAATTCAACAAGCATATTCAAGTGTAATGTATTCAACAGTTTCAAATTTCAACAAGCATATTCAACAAGGAAATTCAGCTTAACAGAACTTACAGTAACAGAACAGAGCAGAGTGTAATGTATTTCACACAACAATCATTAAACTTCAAGTGCAGAACAGAGCAGAAGCAGATTACAGAACTGGAGCAGTGGAGCTTACCTGTTGACAGAGTCACAGAGCAGTAGCACTAGAGGAGAAGGGCGACAGAGAGGGCGACTGGGCAACGGCGACGGCGCTGGAATGGCGAGTTCGACTGCGCGCAACGGCCGACCGGCGAGTTCGCAGGTGGCGGGTCTGCTGTTCGGAGAAGATGACGGGCTGAGTTGGTTGAGTTGGTTTCTTCAGAGCTCAGACCGCCGGTGAGACGAAGAGGATGACGGGCTGGGGGCTGGGTGAGTGAGGTGAGGGCGGCGGACTGGCGGAGGGCTGGTAGGGTTTCATCGTTTCGCCGTTAGGGTTGGGGGGAATAGCCAAAAGGGGAGGGAAATTGGAACTGCAAACTGGGATCGGGTGGGGCGTGGGGGTGGTAGCCCGTAGGGCAGTagggcttttcttttttttttttaaaataaaccaaaacgacgtcgttttgaaaaaagaataaaaaaaaaaatttcctgaACCGGTCAGTTAACTAGAAACCGCCGATTTTCCGATTTTTATCAAAATCGGCCGGTTCAACCTGGTTCAAAACGGTTCTATTCCTTATCTGGTTATATCACTCAACCGGACCAGTTCTGAATCCGATTCATCAGTTTTTCAGTCGAATCGGCCGATCTGGTCCGATTCTTACAACTATGCTTTATGCTTCATtgttttttttagtatatatacaCAAATGGTAGCAGTTAGTTGCATAAAACATGGAAATATAATCAAAAGAGTATAAAGAAGAGTACTAAAGAGGAAtattaacaaattataattaaaagagtactaaattttaatatataaatttaaattctttttcaaataaattataattaaagagtgttaaaataatataattttaaatgatataaatttatgtctttttttaataaacgtaattttaaataatgtaatctaagtaacatttattttattataatccattttaatataaaattaccaaacatTAACACTAACTcactttttgtcaaaattaaatttgtaaaatcaattttatacaaattcTAATTTGCAAACTCTAATTTTAAATATACACTGAAATTCGTCTCCAATCTTGTAGACTGGATACTAAAAGTAAGATCACATGCATCAAAGATCACGTGCTATCATACTTGTTCGATGATTCTGTCTGCCACCGTCACAAAAGATTGAGTTTGTTTTTGAAGACATAATAGAATAAGACtatgagataaaaataataaaagagagacactaaaaattattctTTGTATATTGTGTTTAAATACGATGTATAAAACACTAATGTAATatttagtattatgtttggatacacatggataaaactaaaatagccatatgatttcaaatttttaacatcaagtataaactaatttaataaagaatGAGAGTACGTAGGAGTACACGAGATTACAAGAAGAATTGATCTATAAACCAACAAGATAAAAATAGTATTGAAGTAATAAGATAACATAAAAAGCACAGATAAGAAGGGAAAATAAGAAGGAGTTCAAATTAGGAAAAATAAGAAAggataaaagtaaaataattaaaaaatatttttggataaaaagaaaaaaaattttcataaaaagatCTGTATTCATCATTATAAGAGTAGAtgcaataatataaaaaattgtcCTGAATATAATGTTTAATGTCCATATTTTTGTCACCAAATACTTTTTAAACATTAGTTGTTCATGTCTCTGTGTCTTGTTTCTAAAAACAAACACTAAATAAACATGACTAAACGCGGCAGAAATCCAAGAACCATCGCTGTATCTATATCTCAAGAAGCAGCCCATGTTATCCTAAAGGGAGCACCGCAGGAACTCGAAAAGAAGATCAATTCTCAGAAGGTTGTCTTCGATTTTGTAGATTAGATGCTGAAAGTAAGATCATACATCAAAAAGCAGCTGGCACCATACTTCTCCAATTCTCTCTGCCATTGTCACAAAACGTTTATTCTCCTCCGTAAGTTCATCAACCTCAACTTTCCCTCAAAATTCCGATCCGGCAGGGACGGATGTGTGGGGACAAGTGGAGGCCTGGCCTCGCagctttaaaaacaaaaatagtaaAAACCTTAATCCAACCCAAATAAAACataatagcttttaaaatttttcaaatccctAAAACTAATTCTTCGTTTTCTATTCTATCTCCTAATTCTCCTGTGCTGTTTCCTCACGACTTACAAATCATGCGGCGCTCACTAAGTTACTGCCATTCCCAAGGTAACTACTGCCATTCCCAAGGTAACTAGGTAAGTATCTagtgttattttcaaatttcaataatatataatatattcatATAATCATATCAATTAAAGCAAGGACGCAACTCGCAaggtacttattttatttttgagatttattttctcttattttctgttattttattttttaataaaattaatagtaatttagtaaaaaaaatattattattgatatttaattaataaaaaatacttagattttatttatttatgtaagtatataatttttttagtttttatttttttcaggtaaaaagaaattagaacattttatgatgaaaaaacaaagtaaaattgatgcaattttTAAGAGAAAAGCTACTGATAATGTTGGAGTTCAAACAAGTCAACCCTCTAATCTTATTTCACAAGAAGTTCAAGTAAGTGAGCTCTCTAATCTTACTCAAAATACACATCAACATGAAACCAAAGTACCAAGCTTAGAAAGAGATGTTGATATCTCTTTACTAGAAAGGGATCCAGGAAAGCGACGTCCAATTTGGCAATATAATGTCAATGAATGTGATAAGATTCGTAGAACATACATAATAGCTGGGCCATACCAACCAA contains:
- the LOC112703663 gene encoding uncharacterized protein, which codes for MGCFLRYRYSDGSWISAAFSHVYLVNQLNQLSPSSSPNSRPATCELAGRPLRAVELAIPAPSPLPSRPLCRPSPLVLLLCDSVNRKFRVAIEDHSEWILEDSPPFLTLEEIDALRNDLANMSLQSPLDDLDQLDLEDDREDDGANNSVENANQNKTNQDVAPHLSDEEQLADFEITPWI